Proteins encoded within one genomic window of Granulicella pectinivorans:
- a CDS encoding UDP-N-acetylmuramoyl-tripeptide--D-alanyl-D-alanine ligase, which translates to MKLTLGQIADWIHAEGDFSTVAEAVGYSIDSRTLAAGELFFAVKGEKMDGHDYVEAALANGAVAAVVSMRWLGEHVDATKLLRVPDDESDCVLTSLQRLATRVRDQWGGRLIGITGSAGKTTTKEAVATVLAAKFKVLKSQGNFNNGFGLPLQLLKLEPEHDVAVIEMGMNHAGEIAALAAIAKPNWAVVSNVAPVHLEHFPEGIGGIAAAKYELVASLPDDGLAFLNFDDAYVAAFARGMGDRAIFFGEGEGATIRGTAITEIGAEGVVFTILVRGERGSVQLRMLGRHNVYNALAAIAVGLASGMSLTECCAAAGNLHAGDRRGELLAWRGATLINDTYNSNPRALDAMVDALLAIPAARHIVVAGEMLELGPEASELHRLCGLQMALRGIALVIGVRGLASEIVTGAEAGGCETLFFDTPEEAGDWMEANVTLGDAVLLKASRGVKLERALTRLTQFVV; encoded by the coding sequence ATGAAGTTGACCCTTGGACAAATCGCCGACTGGATTCACGCCGAGGGCGATTTCTCGACCGTGGCCGAGGCCGTCGGCTACTCCATCGACTCCCGCACCCTCGCCGCCGGTGAGCTCTTCTTCGCCGTCAAGGGCGAGAAGATGGATGGCCACGACTACGTCGAAGCCGCGCTCGCCAACGGTGCCGTCGCCGCCGTCGTCAGCATGCGCTGGCTCGGCGAGCACGTCGACGCCACCAAGCTGCTTCGCGTACCCGATGACGAGTCCGACTGCGTTCTTACGTCGCTCCAGCGTCTCGCCACCAGGGTGCGCGATCAGTGGGGCGGACGTCTCATCGGCATCACCGGTTCGGCCGGCAAGACCACCACCAAAGAGGCCGTAGCCACCGTCCTCGCGGCCAAATTCAAAGTTCTCAAGTCTCAGGGGAACTTCAACAACGGCTTCGGCCTCCCGCTTCAGTTACTCAAGCTCGAGCCCGAACACGACGTGGCGGTCATCGAGATGGGCATGAACCATGCCGGAGAGATTGCGGCCCTCGCCGCCATCGCGAAGCCCAACTGGGCCGTCGTCTCGAATGTGGCTCCCGTTCATCTGGAACATTTCCCCGAAGGCATCGGAGGTATCGCTGCCGCCAAATACGAACTCGTCGCCTCCCTCCCGGACGACGGCCTGGCCTTCCTCAACTTCGACGACGCCTACGTCGCCGCCTTCGCACGCGGCATGGGCGATCGTGCCATCTTCTTCGGAGAAGGCGAAGGCGCCACCATCCGTGGTACAGCGATCACCGAGATCGGCGCCGAGGGCGTCGTCTTCACCATCCTTGTGCGCGGCGAACGCGGCAGCGTTCAGCTTCGGATGCTCGGTCGCCACAACGTCTACAACGCGCTCGCGGCGATCGCCGTAGGCCTGGCAAGCGGCATGTCCCTGACCGAGTGTTGCGCCGCCGCTGGAAATCTTCATGCCGGCGACCGTCGCGGTGAGCTCCTCGCCTGGCGTGGCGCCACTCTCATCAACGACACCTATAACTCCAACCCCCGCGCCCTCGACGCCATGGTCGACGCCCTTCTGGCCATTCCCGCCGCCCGCCATATCGTCGTTGCCGGAGAGATGCTCGAACTCGGTCCGGAGGCGTCCGAACTCCACCGTCTCTGCGGCCTTCAGATGGCCCTGCGCGGCATCGCACTCGTGATCGGTGTTCGTGGCCTCGCCTCCGAGATCGTCACGGGGGCCGAAGCCGGTGGCTGCGAGACCCTCTTCTTCGACACCCCCGAAGAGGCCGGCGACTGGATGGAAGCCAACGTTACCCTCGGCGACGCCGTGCTTCTGAAGGCCTCCCGTGGCGTAAAACTGGAACGCGCCCTCACTCGACTCACCCAATTCGTCGTCTAG
- a CDS encoding sulfatase-like hydrolase/transferase yields the protein MFKKFCQCFGIASIILAGSYGDFLGGGADVRMHVPFSLAPICVAQILDILLLALVLFLILAPVRRLGLYDWARLVLALLIPPYLLQRIQSFLPDSFLTGRVVTFSIIWIAGLLLLRLRFPRSYKRTMRTASAVATFVALFAVWSVAQLLWVATWKPGPQQKIAAWASGTQPARQHPLIVWVLFDELSYDQTFEHRARDLQMPNFDQLRSESTTFTNAQPIGYYTKRIIPSLFTGQIVDDFKYDMKNRFSVHYTGQKGFHPLTGSGTVFADAQQAGFRTAVVGWYNPYCTIYASALDNCYWTNHDKLDGPMGENETFRSNVYRPLRQFTQDIKSSRRANRDICNYDVQQRLKTHLDLEDHALQLLHTDQADFVFLHMSTPHSPNIWSRINDDYTQVCDSSYLDNLELADRVLGKILTTLKASPRWNDTTLIVQGDHSWRVETWEDTPTWTEEDDAASKAATFDPRPALIIHQPGQSDAKTVGEPWSLLKVHTVLEQSIAGKPSAY from the coding sequence ATGTTTAAGAAGTTCTGTCAGTGTTTCGGGATCGCCTCCATCATTCTCGCGGGAAGCTACGGCGATTTTCTCGGCGGCGGCGCGGACGTTCGGATGCATGTGCCGTTCTCGCTGGCCCCCATCTGCGTAGCCCAGATCCTCGATATCCTCCTACTCGCCCTGGTGCTCTTTCTTATCCTCGCTCCGGTGCGCCGTCTCGGACTCTATGATTGGGCACGGCTTGTCCTGGCGCTTTTGATCCCGCCGTATCTCCTACAAAGGATTCAGTCTTTTCTCCCCGACAGCTTCCTTACGGGGCGCGTGGTCACATTTTCCATCATCTGGATCGCCGGCCTCCTTCTCCTTCGTCTCCGTTTTCCCCGCTCGTATAAGAGGACGATGCGAACGGCCAGCGCGGTCGCCACCTTCGTGGCGCTTTTCGCCGTCTGGAGCGTGGCGCAACTGCTCTGGGTGGCGACCTGGAAGCCTGGCCCGCAGCAAAAGATAGCTGCATGGGCCTCCGGAACCCAGCCTGCCAGGCAGCATCCGCTCATTGTCTGGGTGTTGTTCGACGAACTTTCGTACGACCAGACCTTCGAGCATCGTGCGCGCGACCTGCAGATGCCGAACTTCGACCAGCTCCGCAGCGAAAGCACTACCTTCACCAACGCGCAGCCGATTGGGTACTACACCAAGCGCATCATTCCCTCGCTGTTTACCGGCCAGATCGTCGACGACTTCAAGTACGACATGAAGAATCGCTTCAGCGTTCACTACACCGGCCAGAAGGGCTTCCACCCCCTTACCGGCTCCGGCACGGTCTTCGCCGACGCCCAGCAAGCGGGCTTCCGCACCGCGGTCGTGGGCTGGTACAACCCATACTGCACGATCTATGCGTCAGCGCTCGACAACTGCTACTGGACCAATCACGACAAGCTCGACGGCCCGATGGGGGAGAACGAGACATTCCGAAGCAACGTGTACAGGCCTTTGCGGCAGTTTACACAGGACATCAAGTCGTCGCGGCGGGCGAACCGCGACATCTGCAACTACGACGTGCAGCAGAGGCTGAAGACGCATCTCGATCTCGAAGACCACGCCCTGCAACTGCTCCATACCGATCAGGCTGACTTCGTGTTTCTGCACATGTCGACGCCGCACAGCCCGAATATCTGGAGCCGGATTAACGACGACTACACGCAGGTCTGCGATAGCTCGTATCTCGACAACCTGGAGCTGGCGGATCGGGTGCTTGGCAAGATTCTCACGACGCTGAAAGCCTCGCCGCGCTGGAACGACACGACCCTGATCGTGCAGGGAGACCACTCCTGGCGGGTCGAGACGTGGGAAGATACGCCGACCTGGACCGAGGAAGACGACGCCGCATCCAAGGCCGCCACGTTCGATCCACGACCGGCGCTGATCATCCATCAACCCGGCCAGTCCGACGCAAAGACCGTGGGGGAACCCTGGTCCCTGTTGAAGGTCCACACCGTGCTGGAGCAGAGCATCGCAGGCAAACCTTCCGCCTACTAG
- a CDS encoding diflavin oxidoreductase: MSEANAKYTRNNPFLSEITVNRLLTAEGSEKETRHIELTLDEGMEYVPGDAVGILPTNRDAAVEEILKALGFTGEERVLDHYKVEISLLEAVRTRLQIGVLTRSSILQLAKLDPSVEGLQAMVGPDNKARAEEYAYGRELVDLVTDFPGIITNPQQLFQVVARLTPRMYSIASSLLAHPGMVETTVRVVRYESHGKERQGLCSGHLGERGPVGAKIPIFLHANGQFRLPEDTTKPVIMVGPGTGIAPFRAFLEERQVKGETGKNWLFFGEQRKALDFLYQDQLEGMHKDGLLTRLDTAFSRDQAKKVYVQDRIAEHAAELFAWLEEGAYFYVCGDASRMAKDVELALLDAIAKGSNGTLDHANEYLAQMKKDKRYQRDVY, from the coding sequence ATGAGCGAAGCGAACGCGAAGTACACACGGAATAATCCGTTTCTATCCGAAATCACCGTCAATAGGCTGCTGACTGCAGAGGGATCGGAAAAAGAAACCCGTCATATCGAACTGACCCTCGATGAGGGCATGGAGTACGTTCCGGGCGACGCCGTTGGCATTCTGCCCACTAACCGCGATGCCGCCGTCGAAGAGATCCTGAAGGCCCTTGGGTTCACCGGCGAAGAGCGCGTGTTGGACCACTACAAGGTCGAGATCTCTCTTCTCGAAGCTGTGCGCACGCGGTTGCAGATTGGTGTTCTTACGCGTAGCTCGATTTTGCAGTTGGCGAAGCTTGATCCTTCTGTCGAGGGACTGCAGGCAATGGTCGGACCGGATAACAAGGCTCGCGCTGAGGAGTACGCCTATGGCCGCGAACTGGTCGATCTGGTCACGGACTTTCCCGGGATCATCACGAATCCGCAACAGCTCTTCCAGGTGGTTGCCCGGTTGACGCCGCGGATGTATTCGATCGCCTCGAGCCTTCTGGCGCATCCTGGCATGGTGGAGACGACCGTGCGTGTGGTTCGGTACGAGTCGCATGGCAAGGAGCGGCAGGGATTGTGCAGCGGCCACCTTGGCGAGCGCGGGCCTGTCGGTGCGAAGATCCCGATCTTCCTGCATGCAAACGGTCAGTTCCGGCTGCCTGAGGACACGACGAAGCCGGTGATCATGGTTGGTCCCGGAACCGGTATCGCGCCGTTCCGCGCGTTCCTCGAGGAGCGCCAGGTGAAGGGCGAGACGGGGAAGAACTGGTTGTTCTTCGGCGAGCAGCGGAAGGCGCTAGATTTTCTTTACCAGGACCAGCTTGAGGGGATGCACAAGGACGGCCTTCTCACGCGTCTCGACACGGCGTTTTCCCGGGATCAGGCGAAGAAGGTTTACGTCCAGGACCGTATCGCGGAGCACGCTGCCGAGCTGTTTGCGTGGCTGGAGGAAGGTGCCTACTTCTACGTCTGCGGCGACGCGAGCCGTATGGCGAAGGATGTGGAGCTGGCTCTGCTCGATGCGATTGCCAAAGGTTCGAACGGTACGCTGGACCACGCGAACGAGTACCTCGCGCAGATGAAGAAGGACAAACGGTACCAGAGGGACGTTTACTAG
- a CDS encoding DUF6526 family protein, producing MPEQSAKSHASSDRLFMAIALILVINVIFACVRAFHVRDAYAIYQILVAVAFVILALRVRGYGTKNQDRIIRLEEQVRYARVLPEPILTRSAALTLDQYIGLRFACDTELAALVERTLAENLTRKQIKEAVTTWRPDHFRI from the coding sequence ATGCCCGAACAAAGCGCCAAAAGCCACGCCTCCAGCGATCGCCTCTTCATGGCCATCGCCCTCATCCTTGTGATCAACGTCATCTTCGCCTGCGTCCGGGCCTTCCACGTCCGCGACGCCTATGCCATCTACCAGATCCTCGTCGCAGTGGCCTTTGTCATCCTGGCGCTCCGGGTCCGCGGCTACGGCACCAAAAATCAGGACCGCATCATCCGCCTTGAGGAGCAGGTCCGTTACGCCAGGGTCCTTCCCGAGCCCATCCTCACCCGCTCCGCCGCACTCACCCTCGACCAGTACATCGGCCTCCGCTTCGCCTGCGACACCGAACTCGCCGCCCTCGTCGAGCGCACCCTCGCCGAAAATCTAACCCGGAAGCAGATCAAGGAAGCCGTCACCACCTGGCGCCCCGACCACTTCCGCATCTAG
- a CDS encoding deoxyribonuclease IV — translation MSKLKKIGVHLGTSGGTWMAVNRAVEAGANTFQIFSSSPRQWKAADVKPEDAAKMRDLRAEFGIGPVSIHASYLINLCSQTESVRVNGIAGFRGEVERALALGAEYLVLHPGSWKGLTRDEGLRLAAQSIEKAIDGLAWQGKDFKILIENTAGAEFSLGGSLEQVAELVATLEACAPVGVCLDTCHMHVAGYDIVTAEGYADTMKLVGETVGFEAVRVWHCNDAKAAMGSKLDRHEHIGEGTIGAEAFRKLLHDARFDHCAFIAETPVDNPGDEARNVGVLRTLAAG, via the coding sequence ATGTCGAAGCTTAAGAAGATTGGCGTGCATCTTGGCACGTCCGGCGGTACGTGGATGGCGGTAAATCGCGCGGTGGAAGCGGGCGCGAATACCTTTCAGATCTTTTCCTCGAGCCCGCGGCAGTGGAAGGCGGCGGATGTGAAGCCGGAGGATGCCGCGAAGATGCGGGATCTGCGGGCGGAGTTTGGGATTGGGCCGGTCTCGATCCATGCGAGCTATCTGATCAACCTGTGCAGCCAGACCGAGAGCGTTCGGGTGAACGGGATCGCCGGGTTTCGCGGTGAGGTCGAGAGGGCGCTGGCTTTGGGTGCGGAGTACCTGGTGCTGCATCCCGGAAGCTGGAAGGGATTGACGCGGGATGAGGGCCTGCGGCTGGCGGCGCAGTCGATCGAGAAGGCCATCGATGGACTGGCGTGGCAGGGGAAGGACTTCAAGATTCTGATTGAGAACACGGCTGGAGCTGAGTTTTCTCTCGGTGGATCTTTAGAGCAGGTGGCGGAGCTGGTGGCTACGCTGGAGGCGTGTGCTCCGGTGGGGGTGTGTCTCGATACGTGCCATATGCATGTGGCGGGCTACGACATCGTGACGGCGGAGGGGTATGCGGACACGATGAAGCTGGTGGGGGAGACGGTCGGGTTCGAGGCGGTGCGGGTATGGCATTGCAACGATGCCAAGGCCGCGATGGGATCGAAGCTGGACCGGCATGAGCATATCGGCGAAGGGACGATCGGGGCGGAGGCGTTTCGGAAGCTGCTGCATGACGCGCGGTTCGATCATTGCGCGTTTATTGCGGAGACGCCGGTGGACAATCCGGGGGATGAGGCTCGGAATGTCGGGGTGCTGCGGACGCTTGCGGCGGGTTGA
- a CDS encoding ROK family protein, translated as MKVLIIDIGGTHIKVASTENLVPIKIVSGPHMTPAKMVEQVKAATAKWSYDVVTIGYPGPVAHERPLSDPFNLGPGWVDFAYQKHFPGKPLKFLNDAAMQALGGYKGGRMLFLGTGTGLGSALIVDGTLVSLELSHMPYKNGKSYEDYLGLRGIEARGKKAWRKSVKKVIAILQAGMVADYVLLGGGNAKLMKKLPKGVILGANSNAIDGGIAIWKDGAVGSSKHPSPNQYPDTTVTAKPN; from the coding sequence ATGAAAGTTCTCATCATCGACATCGGCGGCACGCACATCAAGGTAGCTTCGACGGAAAACCTCGTTCCCATCAAGATCGTCTCCGGCCCCCATATGACGCCCGCGAAGATGGTCGAGCAGGTCAAGGCCGCGACCGCCAAGTGGAGCTACGACGTCGTCACCATCGGCTACCCGGGCCCCGTCGCCCACGAGCGACCCCTCAGCGACCCCTTCAACCTCGGTCCCGGCTGGGTCGACTTCGCCTACCAGAAGCACTTCCCCGGCAAACCCCTCAAGTTCCTCAACGACGCCGCCATGCAGGCGCTCGGAGGCTACAAGGGCGGCCGCATGCTCTTCCTCGGAACCGGCACCGGACTCGGCTCCGCCCTCATCGTCGACGGCACCCTGGTCTCGCTCGAGCTCTCCCACATGCCCTACAAGAACGGCAAGTCCTACGAGGACTACCTCGGTCTGCGCGGCATCGAGGCACGCGGCAAGAAAGCCTGGCGCAAGTCCGTTAAGAAGGTCATCGCCATCCTGCAGGCCGGCATGGTCGCCGACTACGTCCTCCTCGGCGGAGGCAACGCCAAGCTGATGAAGAAGCTCCCCAAGGGCGTCATACTCGGAGCCAACTCCAACGCCATCGACGGCGGCATCGCCATCTGGAAGGACGGCGCAGTCGGCTCGTCGAAGCACCCCTCCCCCAATCAGTATCCCGACACCACCGTCACCGCCAAGCCCAACTAA
- the leuS gene encoding leucine--tRNA ligase, whose product MSDTIQTENIASPVEALRYNPAEIEPRWQALWDADPALYAAEAHDSGKAKYYCLEMLPYPSGQLHMGHVRNYAIGDALARFMWMRGRNVLHPMGWDAFGLPAENAALKNKRQPEEWTLANIAAMKVQMRRIGLSYDWANEVTTCLPDYYRWNQWFFLKMFEAGLAYRKKSKVNWCPECATVLANEQVVGGCCWRHETTIVEQRDLTQWFLRISKYADELLDGLDTMEGWPEKVRTMQKNWIGRSEGTFVDFAVEGSDEKIKVFTTRVDTIFGATLVALAPEHVLTTAFAEADGELAARVQTMIDEQKAAKAAGDLGAIEKKGCATGRFALNPFNGERVPIWVANYILADYGTGAIMSVPAHDERDFEFATKYGLPVKRVVAPNLDTAELALPYLAEEEGVLIDSGAWSGEACLEAQEKMAAFAEAGGFGKKTTTYRLKDWGVSRQRYWGTPIPMVYCAACGEEPIPLRAEDLPVLLPAQVEITQQGGSPLGRVDAFVNTTCPRCGGPAKRETDTMDTFVDSSWYFYRYTDAKNDSAPFDSAKANYWFPIDQYIGGVEHAILHLIYSRFWTKVMRDLGLIENSEPAERLFTQGMVIKDGAKMSKSKGNVVSPDLMIERYGADATRMYALFAAPPDRDLDWQEDGVAGVSRFLSRVYRLATKYKDVRGDGPAVGGEKLLRTLHQTIAKLTQDFDGRWHFNTCIASIMILVNEIQASEPAMDSGEIPASVVAEVFRSLTLMLAPFAPFLAAELWAELGGTGVVFRQTWPVADAELAKESELEIPVQINGKLVIVVKVPAESDEETIKAAAMADEKVVARLDGKTVVKVVVVKSRLVNLVVK is encoded by the coding sequence ATGTCAGACACGATTCAGACCGAAAATATCGCCTCCCCCGTTGAAGCCCTGCGTTATAACCCAGCCGAGATTGAGCCGCGGTGGCAGGCTCTCTGGGACGCCGATCCTGCGCTTTACGCCGCGGAGGCGCACGACTCCGGCAAGGCGAAGTACTACTGCCTGGAGATGCTGCCGTATCCAAGTGGGCAGTTGCACATGGGGCATGTGCGGAACTATGCGATTGGCGATGCGCTGGCGCGGTTTATGTGGATGCGCGGACGCAATGTGTTGCACCCGATGGGGTGGGACGCGTTCGGGTTGCCGGCTGAGAACGCCGCGCTGAAGAACAAGAGGCAGCCGGAGGAGTGGACGCTTGCGAACATCGCCGCGATGAAGGTGCAGATGCGGCGGATCGGTCTGAGCTACGACTGGGCGAATGAGGTGACGACGTGTCTGCCTGATTACTACCGGTGGAACCAGTGGTTCTTTTTGAAGATGTTCGAGGCGGGCCTGGCGTACCGGAAGAAGAGCAAGGTGAACTGGTGTCCGGAGTGCGCGACCGTGCTGGCAAACGAGCAGGTGGTGGGCGGGTGCTGCTGGCGGCATGAGACGACGATCGTGGAGCAGAGGGATCTGACGCAGTGGTTTTTGCGCATCTCGAAGTATGCGGACGAGCTGCTGGATGGGTTGGACACGATGGAAGGCTGGCCGGAGAAGGTTCGGACCATGCAGAAGAACTGGATCGGCCGGAGCGAAGGGACGTTTGTTGACTTTGCGGTGGAAGGTTCGGACGAGAAGATCAAGGTGTTTACGACGCGGGTGGATACGATCTTTGGGGCGACGCTGGTGGCGTTGGCACCGGAGCATGTGTTGACGACAGCCTTTGCTGAGGCGGATGGAGAGCTTGCGGCGCGTGTGCAGACGATGATCGACGAGCAGAAGGCGGCGAAGGCTGCCGGGGATCTTGGTGCGATTGAGAAGAAGGGATGCGCGACCGGGCGGTTTGCGTTGAATCCGTTCAATGGCGAGCGTGTGCCGATCTGGGTGGCGAACTACATCCTTGCGGACTACGGGACGGGCGCGATTATGTCCGTGCCGGCGCATGATGAGCGGGACTTTGAGTTTGCGACGAAGTATGGGCTGCCCGTGAAGCGGGTGGTCGCTCCGAACCTGGATACGGCGGAGTTGGCGTTGCCGTATTTGGCTGAGGAAGAGGGCGTGCTGATCGACTCGGGTGCGTGGTCGGGTGAGGCTTGCCTGGAGGCGCAGGAGAAGATGGCTGCGTTCGCCGAGGCGGGCGGTTTTGGGAAGAAGACGACGACCTATCGGTTGAAGGACTGGGGTGTGAGCCGCCAGCGGTATTGGGGGACGCCGATCCCGATGGTGTACTGCGCTGCGTGCGGCGAGGAGCCGATTCCGCTGCGTGCGGAGGACTTGCCGGTGTTGTTGCCGGCGCAGGTGGAGATCACGCAGCAGGGCGGATCGCCGCTGGGGCGGGTGGACGCGTTTGTGAATACGACGTGTCCGCGGTGCGGTGGACCGGCGAAGCGCGAGACGGACACAATGGACACGTTCGTCGATTCGAGCTGGTACTTCTACCGGTATACGGATGCGAAGAACGACTCGGCTCCGTTTGATTCGGCGAAGGCGAACTACTGGTTCCCGATCGACCAGTACATTGGCGGGGTGGAGCATGCGATTCTGCACCTCATCTATTCGCGGTTCTGGACGAAGGTGATGCGGGACCTTGGGCTGATTGAGAACTCGGAGCCTGCGGAGCGGCTGTTTACGCAGGGGATGGTGATCAAGGATGGCGCGAAGATGTCGAAGTCCAAGGGCAATGTGGTGAGCCCGGACTTGATGATCGAGCGCTATGGCGCGGATGCGACGCGGATGTATGCGTTGTTCGCGGCGCCGCCGGATCGGGATTTGGACTGGCAGGAGGATGGCGTTGCGGGTGTGAGCCGGTTTTTGTCGCGGGTGTATCGGCTGGCGACGAAGTACAAGGACGTTCGGGGGGATGGGCCGGCGGTTGGCGGCGAGAAGCTGCTGCGGACGCTGCACCAGACGATTGCGAAGCTGACGCAGGACTTCGACGGGCGCTGGCACTTCAATACGTGCATCGCTTCGATCATGATTCTGGTGAACGAGATTCAGGCTTCGGAGCCGGCGATGGACTCCGGGGAGATCCCGGCTTCGGTGGTGGCGGAGGTGTTCAGGAGCCTGACGCTGATGCTGGCTCCGTTCGCTCCGTTTTTGGCGGCTGAATTGTGGGCCGAGCTGGGCGGGACGGGGGTTGTCTTTCGACAGACGTGGCCGGTGGCAGATGCGGAGCTGGCCAAGGAAAGCGAGCTCGAGATTCCGGTGCAGATCAATGGCAAGCTGGTGATCGTTGTGAAGGTGCCGGCGGAGAGCGACGAAGAGACGATCAAGGCGGCGGCGATGGCGGATGAGAAGGTGGTGGCGCGGTTGGACGGTAAGACGGTGGTGAAGGTCGTCGTCGTCAAGAGCCGGCTCGTCAATCTCGTGGTGAAGTAG
- a CDS encoding acyl-CoA thioesterase, producing MIEQPVSRTVAESQSERTEIVFPADSNALGNLFGGRLMQYIDLVGAMAASRHARAITVTASMDHLDFVAPVRVGELLILKASVNRAFKSSMEVGVRVMVEDVEQQHLRHVSSAYLTFVAVNRDGTRLIVPQVIPETEHQKRRYEDAGRRREMRSGETLRKKELRAALTPEWHY from the coding sequence ATGATCGAGCAGCCCGTCTCCCGCACCGTCGCCGAATCTCAGTCCGAGCGCACCGAAATCGTCTTCCCCGCCGACTCCAACGCCCTCGGCAACCTCTTCGGCGGACGCCTCATGCAGTACATCGACCTCGTCGGCGCCATGGCCGCCAGCCGCCACGCCCGGGCCATCACCGTCACGGCCTCCATGGACCACCTCGACTTCGTAGCCCCCGTCCGCGTCGGCGAACTCCTCATCCTCAAGGCCAGCGTCAACCGCGCCTTCAAGTCGTCGATGGAGGTCGGCGTCCGCGTCATGGTGGAAGACGTCGAGCAACAGCATCTCCGCCACGTCTCCTCCGCCTACCTCACCTTCGTTGCCGTCAATCGCGACGGCACCAGGCTCATCGTCCCGCAGGTCATCCCCGAAACCGAGCACCAGAAGCGCCGCTACGAAGATGCCGGCCGACGCCGCGAGATGCGCTCCGGAGAGACCCTCAGAAAAAAAGAGCTTCGCGCCGCCCTCACCCCCGAGTGGCACTATTGA
- a CDS encoding tetratricopeptide repeat protein: MDRIAMLTEILTQAPNDAFARYGLAMAYSEAGQPDAALAEFGKLRDANPDYVPGYQMAGQLLAKMGRSSEAVTWLEAGLAAAARTGNGHAAAEMQALKDDLSI, translated from the coding sequence ATGGACAGGATTGCAATGTTGACGGAGATTCTGACGCAGGCACCGAACGATGCGTTTGCGCGGTATGGGCTGGCAATGGCTTACTCGGAGGCGGGGCAGCCGGATGCGGCGCTGGCGGAGTTTGGAAAGCTGCGGGATGCGAACCCGGACTATGTGCCTGGGTACCAGATGGCGGGTCAGTTGCTGGCGAAGATGGGACGGTCGTCCGAGGCGGTGACGTGGCTGGAGGCTGGGCTGGCGGCAGCGGCGCGGACGGGCAATGGGCATGCGGCGGCGGAGATGCAGGCGTTGAAGGATGATCTTTCAATTTGA